CGGGGTGCTCGGCGGCCCGGCCTTCCGTTACGTTCACCGCCTCCCCCGCGAACAGCGCGTCGCGCCTGGCCGCGAAGCCGCTCGCGTCGGCCAGCGCGGTGAAGCGGGCGATCAGCTCCGTCGAAATATGGGTCTTGGAGAAATCGAACAGCAGCCCGGCCTCCTCGATCGCCAGCCGCGACAGGCGGTCGGGTTCGGCGGTGAAGAGGTCGGTCAGGCTCGTCGCCGGCGCCTGGCGGATCGCTTCCCAGGCGGCGTTCGGGGAGGCTGGGGCCTCGCTCATGATGTCATTCTCCATAGTGCAGTGCAGCGAATGGCGGATTTTGGTGGAATTCGACGTATCCGCTTACCTTTTGTTCACCATTTACGGTCACCTTCTTTCTCTGAAAGAGCAACCGAATCCATCACTATGATGCCGAGGGTGCCGCAAACGGGGTCGGATCGGGAGACCACGCATGCAGGATGATATCTTGCGCCTGGCCTATGAGGTCTCGCGCATCACGGAAGAAAAGGTCGATCGTATCGACCGGGTGATGAAGCAGACCGGCATGCTGGCGATCAACGCCCGGCTGGAGGCGGCGCGCGCCGGCGAGGCGGGGCGCGCCTTCTCGGTCGTCGCGCAGGAATTGGGGGCGCTGGCCACCGCCATCTCGGGAATCGGCGCGGAGTTGCGCTCGGCGATCGCGTCGAACATCGCCTCGCTGCGCACCGCCGGCAGCCAGATGCTGGTCGATTTCAAGGGCACCCGCCATACCGATCTCGCCCGATCGGCGGTCGAGATCATCGATCGCAACCTCTATGAACGCTCGTGCGACGTGCGCTGGTGGGCGACCGACAGCTCGGTGACCCAGGTGCTCGAGGATCCCAGCACCGCCAATATCGCGCACGCGACCGAGCGGCTGGCGACGATCCTGCGCAGCTACACCGTCTATCTCGACCTTTGGGTGGCCGACCGCCACGGCCGCGTGATCGCCACCGGGCGGCCCGACAGCTATCCCGACGCGATCGGGCAGAATGTCGCCGGCGAGGACTGGTTCCGCGCG
The sequence above is drawn from the Rhizorhabdus dicambivorans genome and encodes:
- a CDS encoding cache domain-containing protein; translated protein: MQDDILRLAYEVSRITEEKVDRIDRVMKQTGMLAINARLEAARAGEAGRAFSVVAQELGALATAISGIGAELRSAIASNIASLRTAGSQMLVDFKGTRHTDLARSAVEIIDRNLYERSCDVRWWATDSSVTQVLEDPSTANIAHATERLATILRSYTVYLDLWVADRHGRVIATGRPDSYPDAIGQNVAGEDWFRAAMGTQTGDDFRVCDISTNPTLGQAQVATYSTAVREGGRTRGTPIGALGIFFDWAPQAAAILDGIGLSPAERTTSRLMLLDATHRIIASSDGQGICTEHYPLQTERRESGYYQRDGKLIAFALTPGYETYRGLGWLGCIESEMVDD